A genomic window from Nicotiana sylvestris chromosome 11, ASM39365v2, whole genome shotgun sequence includes:
- the LOC104237386 gene encoding uncharacterized protein isoform X1: MSSASLDMSFAGSFCRKWSFRPCRRPKSCISQVGFRKNQTFLVLLESNGKMFRKFKNCLSSVGYNGVPLTEISCAPSAAICQNELPPLVSALKASAEENAASFHFPGHNRGKAAPSSLTQLIGSKPFLHDLPELPELDNLFSPEGPILEAQKQAARLFGASETWFLVGGSTCGIQAAIMATCSPGDTLILPRNSHISAISSMVLSGALPKYVVPEYDFNWDVAGDITPSQVRKAINELEMEGRKAVAVLVVSPTYHGICSNLDEICEICHSHSIPVIVDEAHGAHLGFHPKLPSSSLSQGADLSVQSTHKVLCALTQSSMLHMQGNLVDRERISRSLQMLQSSSPSYLLLASLDAARAQLSENREAIFDKAMNLAMEARSLISKIPGISVLEFPSFSSSFSIDPLRFTIGVWQLGLSGFEADDILCKDFGVVCELVGTKSFTLAFNLGTQRDHVLRLVAGLKHLSEASHFHQPVKDEGKNVNHFACFGDVRMSMSPREAFFAKKRKVSIRDSLGEICGELVCPYPPGIPVLIPGEIITERALSYLLEIRSKGAVITGAADCSLSSFVVCVT, encoded by the exons ATGTCTTCTGCAAGTCTGGATATG AGTTTTGCTGGGAGTTTTTGCAGGAAATGGAGTTTCAGGCCTTGTAGAAGACCAAAATCTTGCATTTCTCAAGTGGGGTTTCGAAAAAATCAAACTTTTTTAGTATTACTG GAAAGCAATGGTAAAATGTTCAGGAAATTCAAGAACTGTTTAAGCTCTGTAGGGTATAATGGAGTTCCTTTAACAGAAATTTCTTGTGCTCCAAGTGCTGCAATCTGTCAAAATGAGCTGCCTCCACTTGTTAGTGCTTTAAAAGCTTCAGCTGAAGAAAATGCTGCAAGTTTTCATTTTCCTGGCCATAACAGAGGGAAAGCAGCACCATCATCATTGACTCAGCTCATTGGTTCAAAACCGTTTCTACATGATTTACCTGAGCTTCCAGAGCTTGACAATCTCTTTTCTCCAGAAGGTCCCATTTTAGAAGCACAAAAACAAGCGGCAAGGCTTTTTGGAGCATCAGAAACATGGTTCCTTGTTGGTGGTAGTACATGTGGAATTCAGGCCGCCATTATGGCGACTTGTTCACCTGGAGATACTCTTATTCTACCACGGAATTCTCATATCTCAGCCATATCTTCCATGGTATTGTCTGGTGCACTCCCAAAGTACGTCGTCCCTGAATATGATTTCAACTGGGATGTCGCTGGTGACATCACTCCATCACAG GTACGCAAAGCAATCAATGAGCTAGAAATGGAGGGCCGAAAAGCAGTTGCCGTTTTGGTTGTCTCCCCTACCTATCACGGTATATGCAGCAACTTGGATGAGATCTGTGAGATCTGTCATTCTCACAGTATCCCCGTAATTGTTGATGAGGCTCATGGCGCTCACTTAGGATTTCATCCGAAGCTGCCTAGCTCATCCTTGAGCCAGGGAGCTGATCTTTCCGTACAGTCTACTCACAAAGTTTTGTGTGCACTTACGCAATCATCAATGTTGCACATGCAAGGAAATCTTGTGGATAGAGAAAGAATCAGCAGAAGCCTACAAATGCTTCAAAGTAGTAGCCCAAGTTATCTGCTTTTAGCATCTCTGGATGCTGCCAGGGCCCAACTGAGTGAAAATAGAGAGGCAATTTTTGACAAAGCAATGAACTTGGCAATGGAAGCAAGAAGCTTGATTAGTAAAATTCCTGGAATCTCAGTCCTTGAGTTTCCAAGTTTTTCTAGTTCTTTTTCCATTGACCCACTGCGATTCACCATTGGTGTATGGCAGTTAGGTCTTTCAGGTTTTGAAGCAGATGATATATTGTGCAAagattttggtgttgtttgtgaacTTGTAGGGACCAAATCTTTTACTTTGGCGTTTAACTTAGGGACTCAAAGGGATCATGTTCTTAGGCTTGTAGCCGGTCTAAAGCATCTATCAGAAGCTTCTCACTTTCATCAACCTGTGAAAGATGAAGGCAAAAATGTAAATCATTTTGCATGCTTTGGTGATGTTAGAATGAGCATGAGCCCTAGAGAGGCCTTCTTTGCTAAAAAACGTAAAGTCAGCATAAGAGATAGCCTCGGTGAAATTTGTGGAGAGCTTGTATGTCCTTATCCACCTGGTATTCCAGTGCTAATTCCTGGTGAGATCATCACAGAAAGAGCGTTGAGTTATCTCCTGGAGATCAGGAGCAAGGGTGCTGTTATTACTGGAGCAGCTGATTGCTCCCTATCATCTTTTGTTGTATGTGTTACCTAA
- the LOC104237386 gene encoding uncharacterized protein isoform X2 — protein MSSASLDMSFAGSFCRKWSFRPCRRPKSCISQESNGKMFRKFKNCLSSVGYNGVPLTEISCAPSAAICQNELPPLVSALKASAEENAASFHFPGHNRGKAAPSSLTQLIGSKPFLHDLPELPELDNLFSPEGPILEAQKQAARLFGASETWFLVGGSTCGIQAAIMATCSPGDTLILPRNSHISAISSMVLSGALPKYVVPEYDFNWDVAGDITPSQVRKAINELEMEGRKAVAVLVVSPTYHGICSNLDEICEICHSHSIPVIVDEAHGAHLGFHPKLPSSSLSQGADLSVQSTHKVLCALTQSSMLHMQGNLVDRERISRSLQMLQSSSPSYLLLASLDAARAQLSENREAIFDKAMNLAMEARSLISKIPGISVLEFPSFSSSFSIDPLRFTIGVWQLGLSGFEADDILCKDFGVVCELVGTKSFTLAFNLGTQRDHVLRLVAGLKHLSEASHFHQPVKDEGKNVNHFACFGDVRMSMSPREAFFAKKRKVSIRDSLGEICGELVCPYPPGIPVLIPGEIITERALSYLLEIRSKGAVITGAADCSLSSFVVCVT, from the exons ATGTCTTCTGCAAGTCTGGATATG AGTTTTGCTGGGAGTTTTTGCAGGAAATGGAGTTTCAGGCCTTGTAGAAGACCAAAATCTTGCATTTCTCAA GAAAGCAATGGTAAAATGTTCAGGAAATTCAAGAACTGTTTAAGCTCTGTAGGGTATAATGGAGTTCCTTTAACAGAAATTTCTTGTGCTCCAAGTGCTGCAATCTGTCAAAATGAGCTGCCTCCACTTGTTAGTGCTTTAAAAGCTTCAGCTGAAGAAAATGCTGCAAGTTTTCATTTTCCTGGCCATAACAGAGGGAAAGCAGCACCATCATCATTGACTCAGCTCATTGGTTCAAAACCGTTTCTACATGATTTACCTGAGCTTCCAGAGCTTGACAATCTCTTTTCTCCAGAAGGTCCCATTTTAGAAGCACAAAAACAAGCGGCAAGGCTTTTTGGAGCATCAGAAACATGGTTCCTTGTTGGTGGTAGTACATGTGGAATTCAGGCCGCCATTATGGCGACTTGTTCACCTGGAGATACTCTTATTCTACCACGGAATTCTCATATCTCAGCCATATCTTCCATGGTATTGTCTGGTGCACTCCCAAAGTACGTCGTCCCTGAATATGATTTCAACTGGGATGTCGCTGGTGACATCACTCCATCACAG GTACGCAAAGCAATCAATGAGCTAGAAATGGAGGGCCGAAAAGCAGTTGCCGTTTTGGTTGTCTCCCCTACCTATCACGGTATATGCAGCAACTTGGATGAGATCTGTGAGATCTGTCATTCTCACAGTATCCCCGTAATTGTTGATGAGGCTCATGGCGCTCACTTAGGATTTCATCCGAAGCTGCCTAGCTCATCCTTGAGCCAGGGAGCTGATCTTTCCGTACAGTCTACTCACAAAGTTTTGTGTGCACTTACGCAATCATCAATGTTGCACATGCAAGGAAATCTTGTGGATAGAGAAAGAATCAGCAGAAGCCTACAAATGCTTCAAAGTAGTAGCCCAAGTTATCTGCTTTTAGCATCTCTGGATGCTGCCAGGGCCCAACTGAGTGAAAATAGAGAGGCAATTTTTGACAAAGCAATGAACTTGGCAATGGAAGCAAGAAGCTTGATTAGTAAAATTCCTGGAATCTCAGTCCTTGAGTTTCCAAGTTTTTCTAGTTCTTTTTCCATTGACCCACTGCGATTCACCATTGGTGTATGGCAGTTAGGTCTTTCAGGTTTTGAAGCAGATGATATATTGTGCAAagattttggtgttgtttgtgaacTTGTAGGGACCAAATCTTTTACTTTGGCGTTTAACTTAGGGACTCAAAGGGATCATGTTCTTAGGCTTGTAGCCGGTCTAAAGCATCTATCAGAAGCTTCTCACTTTCATCAACCTGTGAAAGATGAAGGCAAAAATGTAAATCATTTTGCATGCTTTGGTGATGTTAGAATGAGCATGAGCCCTAGAGAGGCCTTCTTTGCTAAAAAACGTAAAGTCAGCATAAGAGATAGCCTCGGTGAAATTTGTGGAGAGCTTGTATGTCCTTATCCACCTGGTATTCCAGTGCTAATTCCTGGTGAGATCATCACAGAAAGAGCGTTGAGTTATCTCCTGGAGATCAGGAGCAAGGGTGCTGTTATTACTGGAGCAGCTGATTGCTCCCTATCATCTTTTGTTGTATGTGTTACCTAA
- the LOC138868112 gene encoding uncharacterized protein isoform X1 — protein sequence MFLQVVSPLTKNQGFGSTFVSPSIARRATPEQLEHDSLIMGQREQSRTALFDQTESLIDHSQQQNNQKSMLGPPLVNAIKISVEKNAAPFHFPGHKRGVAAPSSLVDIIGIAPFLHDATELPELDRFGYPTGPLLDAQSMAAELFGATQTWFLVCGTTCGILAAIMSACSPGDTLILARNSHVSATSAMVLCGAIPKYIVPEHNLEWDIAGGVTPSQVKMAIQESEKEGKRAAAVFVTSPTYNGVCSNLSEISQICHSHGIPLIVDEAHGAHFKFHPNMPKTALSQGADLVIQSTHKVLCSFSQSSMLHLSGNRIDRDRVHKCLQSLQTTSPNWLLLASLDATRDEISKNPNTLFNEVMELVQEEKEVISHIPGISLLDLSSFSKNFSSIDPLRMTIGTQELGLSGFQAYDILSSSHGIEPELIGTKSFTLAFSIGTTKEHSKRLVNGLKYLSTNYFLKETKMKRKIIDDNGIEGVPFGEVYMSCTPREAFFARKKIVNFEESIGEVCGEFICPFPPGIPVLIPGEVITKRAVDYLIQVRDQGAFLKGAADPLLASVVVCDF from the exons ATGTTTCTACAAGTAGTCTCTCCCTTGACAAAAAAT CAGGGTTTTGGATCAACTTTTGTCAGTCCATCCATAGCAAGAAGAGCCACTCCTGAGCAACTG GAACATGATAGTTTGATCATGGGACAGAGAGAGCAGAGCAGAACGGCCTTGTTTGATCAAACTGAAAGTCTGATTGATCATTCTCAACAACAAAATAATCAAAAATCAATGCTCGGCCCACCTTTAGTAAATGCCATAAAAATTTCAGTAGAGAAAAATGCAGCTCCTTTCCATTTTCCAGGTCACAAAAGAGGTGTAGCCGCACCATCTTCACTAGTCGATATTATCGGTATCGCGCCATTTCTTCATGATGCAACTGAACTTCCAGAGCTTGATAGATTTGGTTATCCAACTGGACCTTTATTAGATGCACAAAGTATGGCTGCTGAGCTCTTTGGTGCAACTCAGACATGGTTCTTAGTTTGTGGAACAACTTGTGGGATATTAGCAGCTATTATGTCTGCTTGTTCACCAGGTGATACATTAATTCTTGCAAGAAACTCACATGTTTCAGCCACTTCTGCTATGGTGCTCTGTGGTGCTATTCCAAAGTACATTGTTCCTGAACATAACCTTGAATGGGATATTGCTGGTGGTGTTACTCCTTCACAG GTAAAAATGGCTATTCAAGAATCGGAAAAGGAAGGCAAAAGGGCAGCTGCAGTTTTTGTTACATCACCAACTTACAATGGAGTATGCAGCAACTTGTCTGAAATTTCTCAAATATGTCATTCTCATGGAATTCCTCTAATTGTAGATGAAGCTCATGGTGCTCACTTCAAATTTCACCCTAACATGCCTAAAACTGCACTTTCTCAAGGAGCAGACCTTGTCATACAATCAACACACAAAGTATTATGCTCATTTTCTCAATCATCAATGCTACATTTGTCCGGAAATCGAATCGATAGAGATAGAGTGCACAAATGTCTTCAGTCATTACAAACCACTAGTCCAAATTGGCTTCTCTTAGCATCTTTGGATGCAACTAGGGATGAAATAAGTAAAAATCCAAACACCCTTTTCAATGAAGTAATGGAATTAGTCCAAGAAGAGAAAGAAGTAATTAGCCACATTCCTGGAATTTCACTTTTGGATCTCTCAAGCTTTTCCAAGAATTTTTCTTCTATAGACCCTTTGAGAATGACAATCGGTACACAAGAACTTGGCCTTTCAGGGTTCCAAGCATATGACATACTGTCATCAAGTCATGGAATTGAGCCAGAACTAATTGGAACTAAATCCTTCACATTAGCCTTTAGCATTGGAACTACTAAAGAACATAGTAAAAGACTTGTTAATGGATTGAAGTATTTATCAACCAATTACTTCTTAAAAGAGACAAAAATGAAGAGGAAAATAATAGATGATAATGGTATAGAAGGGGTACCATTTGGAGAAGTTTACATGAGTTGTACACCAAGAGAAGCCTTTTTTGCTAGGAAAAAGATTGTGAATTTTGAAGAAAGCATTGGGGAAGTTTGTGGAGAATTTATTTGCCCTTTCCCACCAGGTATTCCAGTCTTAATTCCAGGTGAAGTCATCACAAAGAGGGCTGTGGATTATCTCATACAAGTTAGGGATCAAGGAGCTTTTCTTAAAGGGGCTGCTGATCCTCTACTTGCCTCTGTGGTTGTTTGTGATTTTTGA
- the LOC138868112 gene encoding uncharacterized protein isoform X2 has protein sequence MFLQVVSPLTKNGFGSTFVSPSIARRATPEQLEHDSLIMGQREQSRTALFDQTESLIDHSQQQNNQKSMLGPPLVNAIKISVEKNAAPFHFPGHKRGVAAPSSLVDIIGIAPFLHDATELPELDRFGYPTGPLLDAQSMAAELFGATQTWFLVCGTTCGILAAIMSACSPGDTLILARNSHVSATSAMVLCGAIPKYIVPEHNLEWDIAGGVTPSQVKMAIQESEKEGKRAAAVFVTSPTYNGVCSNLSEISQICHSHGIPLIVDEAHGAHFKFHPNMPKTALSQGADLVIQSTHKVLCSFSQSSMLHLSGNRIDRDRVHKCLQSLQTTSPNWLLLASLDATRDEISKNPNTLFNEVMELVQEEKEVISHIPGISLLDLSSFSKNFSSIDPLRMTIGTQELGLSGFQAYDILSSSHGIEPELIGTKSFTLAFSIGTTKEHSKRLVNGLKYLSTNYFLKETKMKRKIIDDNGIEGVPFGEVYMSCTPREAFFARKKIVNFEESIGEVCGEFICPFPPGIPVLIPGEVITKRAVDYLIQVRDQGAFLKGAADPLLASVVVCDF, from the exons ATGTTTCTACAAGTAGTCTCTCCCTTGACAAAAAAT GGTTTTGGATCAACTTTTGTCAGTCCATCCATAGCAAGAAGAGCCACTCCTGAGCAACTG GAACATGATAGTTTGATCATGGGACAGAGAGAGCAGAGCAGAACGGCCTTGTTTGATCAAACTGAAAGTCTGATTGATCATTCTCAACAACAAAATAATCAAAAATCAATGCTCGGCCCACCTTTAGTAAATGCCATAAAAATTTCAGTAGAGAAAAATGCAGCTCCTTTCCATTTTCCAGGTCACAAAAGAGGTGTAGCCGCACCATCTTCACTAGTCGATATTATCGGTATCGCGCCATTTCTTCATGATGCAACTGAACTTCCAGAGCTTGATAGATTTGGTTATCCAACTGGACCTTTATTAGATGCACAAAGTATGGCTGCTGAGCTCTTTGGTGCAACTCAGACATGGTTCTTAGTTTGTGGAACAACTTGTGGGATATTAGCAGCTATTATGTCTGCTTGTTCACCAGGTGATACATTAATTCTTGCAAGAAACTCACATGTTTCAGCCACTTCTGCTATGGTGCTCTGTGGTGCTATTCCAAAGTACATTGTTCCTGAACATAACCTTGAATGGGATATTGCTGGTGGTGTTACTCCTTCACAG GTAAAAATGGCTATTCAAGAATCGGAAAAGGAAGGCAAAAGGGCAGCTGCAGTTTTTGTTACATCACCAACTTACAATGGAGTATGCAGCAACTTGTCTGAAATTTCTCAAATATGTCATTCTCATGGAATTCCTCTAATTGTAGATGAAGCTCATGGTGCTCACTTCAAATTTCACCCTAACATGCCTAAAACTGCACTTTCTCAAGGAGCAGACCTTGTCATACAATCAACACACAAAGTATTATGCTCATTTTCTCAATCATCAATGCTACATTTGTCCGGAAATCGAATCGATAGAGATAGAGTGCACAAATGTCTTCAGTCATTACAAACCACTAGTCCAAATTGGCTTCTCTTAGCATCTTTGGATGCAACTAGGGATGAAATAAGTAAAAATCCAAACACCCTTTTCAATGAAGTAATGGAATTAGTCCAAGAAGAGAAAGAAGTAATTAGCCACATTCCTGGAATTTCACTTTTGGATCTCTCAAGCTTTTCCAAGAATTTTTCTTCTATAGACCCTTTGAGAATGACAATCGGTACACAAGAACTTGGCCTTTCAGGGTTCCAAGCATATGACATACTGTCATCAAGTCATGGAATTGAGCCAGAACTAATTGGAACTAAATCCTTCACATTAGCCTTTAGCATTGGAACTACTAAAGAACATAGTAAAAGACTTGTTAATGGATTGAAGTATTTATCAACCAATTACTTCTTAAAAGAGACAAAAATGAAGAGGAAAATAATAGATGATAATGGTATAGAAGGGGTACCATTTGGAGAAGTTTACATGAGTTGTACACCAAGAGAAGCCTTTTTTGCTAGGAAAAAGATTGTGAATTTTGAAGAAAGCATTGGGGAAGTTTGTGGAGAATTTATTTGCCCTTTCCCACCAGGTATTCCAGTCTTAATTCCAGGTGAAGTCATCACAAAGAGGGCTGTGGATTATCTCATACAAGTTAGGGATCAAGGAGCTTTTCTTAAAGGGGCTGCTGATCCTCTACTTGCCTCTGTGGTTGTTTGTGATTTTTGA